Proteins from one Bacteroidota bacterium genomic window:
- a CDS encoding HAD hydrolase family protein codes for MKKVLQRRLTKIKLLCTDVDGVLTDGGMYYGEDGVEQKKFSTRDGMGLTLLRIAGIITSIITSEQTKIVKLRADKLKIKNLYQGVHRKMDVLDKIRKHYALEWDEIAYIGDDINDLEVLGKVGFAATPSDGCKWNKQLAHYVTERRGGDGCVREICDLILEAQHLDNKIFQLYKKG; via the coding sequence ATGAAAAAAGTACTTCAAAGACGATTAACAAAAATTAAACTTTTATGCACCGATGTAGACGGCGTTCTTACGGATGGCGGAATGTATTATGGAGAAGATGGCGTTGAGCAAAAAAAATTCTCAACTCGTGACGGAATGGGATTAACGCTTCTTAGAATTGCCGGGATCATCACTTCCATCATTACCAGTGAGCAGACGAAAATTGTAAAACTGCGAGCCGATAAACTGAAGATTAAAAATCTGTATCAAGGTGTTCACCGAAAAATGGATGTTCTTGATAAGATTCGAAAGCACTACGCGTTAGAATGGGACGAGATTGCCTATATTGGCGATGATATTAATGATCTTGAAGTGCTGGGAAAAGTCGGCTTTGCTGCTACACCATCCGATGGATGCAAATGGAATAAACAATTAGCGCATTATGTCACCGAGCGTCGTGGCGGAGATGGATGCGTTCGTGAAATCTGTGACCTTATCCTTGAGGCACAGCATTTGGACAACAAGATCTTTCAGTTATACAAAAAGGGCTAA
- a CDS encoding metallophosphoesterase: protein MRIAHLSDLHLSPDHFPERTDAFYEILQKCRLLKTDHIVITGDITNQAKPKEFAHARSILKEFGLLDPAKLTVTIGNHDIFGGPFYAEDVLSFPGFCKQTNYEAKVKEFHAAFHESFEGCKYVSGSSIFPYVKILRDVVFVGINSVAQWSTLRNPLGSNGDIGKQQHQRLKEIFSSDMLKGKTIFVLIHHHFSKLESKKSTGKLERLWHTIESSTMKLWKKKRLFQLFNNVDVAKVLHGHLHHHDEYTRKNVTFLNAGGTMFANAQGDRLFHLLHVQKKSIEKITISILAPKQLHPVLAKAR, encoded by the coding sequence ATGCGAATAGCACATCTTTCCGACCTTCATTTAAGTCCGGATCATTTCCCCGAACGCACTGATGCGTTTTATGAAATTCTTCAGAAATGTCGGTTGTTAAAAACGGATCACATCGTCATTACCGGCGACATTACAAACCAGGCAAAACCGAAGGAATTTGCCCACGCCCGAAGTATTTTAAAGGAATTCGGACTTCTCGATCCCGCAAAACTGACCGTCACAATCGGAAATCATGACATCTTCGGTGGTCCATTCTATGCAGAGGATGTGTTGTCGTTTCCCGGATTCTGCAAACAAACAAATTATGAAGCAAAAGTAAAAGAGTTCCATGCCGCTTTTCATGAGTCGTTTGAAGGATGTAAATATGTCTCCGGCTCATCTATCTTCCCGTATGTGAAAATCTTGCGCGATGTCGTTTTTGTCGGGATCAACTCAGTCGCTCAATGGAGTACGCTTAGAAATCCTTTGGGATCCAACGGAGATATCGGCAAGCAACAACACCAACGGTTGAAGGAGATCTTTTCCAGCGATATGCTGAAAGGCAAAACGATCTTCGTATTGATCCATCATCATTTTAGCAAGCTAGAGTCAAAGAAATCTACAGGGAAATTGGAGCGGTTGTGGCACACCATTGAATCAAGCACAATGAAATTGTGGAAAAAGAAGCGGCTCTTCCAATTGTTCAACAACGTTGATGTGGCAAAAGTGTTGCACGGACATTTGCATCATCATGACGAATATACCAGAAAAAACGTCACATTTTTGAATGCCGGGGGAACGATGTTTGCCAACGCTCAAGGTGATCGATTGTTTCACTTGCTGCACGTTCAAAAAAAGAGTATTGAAAAAATTACTATCAGCATACTGGCGCCAAAACAGTTACATCCTGTCTTGGCAAAGGCACGATAA
- a CDS encoding Ppx/GppA phosphatase family protein, with protein MKTISAKKNIAAIDVGTNSFHLIVVEYSPSTGQFRTLAREKELVRLGSGSTDMKYLSENAMTRGIQALRLFKKIAAAFNAPIRAIATSAVREALNQEEFIRRAKTEAGIKLEIASGAEEARLIYLGVVQALPVFNKKILCIDIGGGSTEYVIGKKKKILSSNSIKLGAVRLSERFFPSGRVTEKSIKECRKYVRGMLTPIVREIGKYDYQQVIGSSGTAMNLAKIILSSRGERNELSLNNIRFNDEELFSAVDTILSMEYPDDRVKIEGLDQSRADIIPAGAIILEQTFKEFGISEMTVSEYALREGIILDTMEKSVQRPSFHHLSDIRYNSVQHLSQQFHNEIKHGKQVSDLALKIFDQTGRWHKLSSAEREYLEAAALLHEIGLSISHALHHRHSYYIIKNGELLGFTENEKEIIANVARYHRKSHPKIKHEGFRLLSPEDQSIVSKLASILRIADGLDRTHSGKITDVKVRASGKRLRFQIASKRKNELEIEFWGADRKKELFEELFRVTVTFEQPRRK; from the coding sequence ATGAAAACAATTTCTGCCAAAAAAAATATCGCCGCCATTGATGTTGGAACAAATTCATTCCATTTAATCGTTGTGGAATATTCTCCTTCCACTGGCCAGTTCCGCACGCTAGCTCGCGAAAAAGAATTAGTAAGGCTCGGTTCGGGCTCAACAGATATGAAATATTTGTCCGAGAATGCGATGACCCGCGGCATTCAGGCGTTGCGATTATTTAAAAAGATCGCCGCAGCATTTAACGCTCCCATTCGTGCGATTGCAACAAGCGCAGTGCGCGAAGCATTGAACCAGGAAGAGTTCATCCGACGTGCGAAGACCGAAGCGGGAATAAAACTTGAAATTGCCTCCGGCGCCGAAGAAGCACGTTTGATCTATCTGGGAGTTGTTCAAGCGCTGCCTGTCTTCAATAAAAAAATACTCTGCATTGATATCGGCGGCGGAAGCACAGAATATGTTATCGGAAAGAAAAAGAAAATCCTCTCCAGCAACAGCATAAAACTTGGTGCGGTTCGCTTATCGGAACGGTTTTTCCCTTCCGGACGTGTTACCGAAAAATCCATAAAAGAATGTAGAAAATATGTCCGCGGGATGCTCACCCCCATTGTACGCGAAATTGGAAAATACGACTATCAGCAAGTGATCGGCAGTTCCGGCACAGCGATGAATTTAGCGAAGATTATTCTCTCCAGCCGCGGCGAAAGAAACGAATTGTCGTTGAATAATATCCGTTTCAACGATGAGGAATTATTTTCTGCGGTAGACACTATCTTATCGATGGAATATCCGGACGATCGAGTGAAGATTGAAGGATTGGATCAATCTCGGGCCGATATTATTCCTGCCGGTGCAATAATCCTTGAACAGACATTCAAAGAGTTTGGAATATCAGAGATGACCGTTTCGGAGTACGCATTGCGCGAGGGAATTATCCTCGATACGATGGAAAAGTCTGTTCAGCGACCGTCGTTTCATCACCTTTCCGATATCCGGTACAACAGCGTTCAACATCTTTCACAGCAATTCCATAATGAAATTAAACATGGCAAACAGGTTTCAGATCTTGCGTTGAAAATATTCGATCAGACCGGACGATGGCACAAACTTTCGTCCGCAGAACGTGAATACCTTGAAGCAGCGGCATTACTTCACGAAATCGGCTTATCGATATCGCACGCGCTTCATCATCGACACTCCTACTACATCATCAAAAACGGTGAACTGTTAGGATTTACGGAAAATGAAAAAGAAATCATTGCCAATGTTGCCCGATACCATCGGAAGAGTCATCCCAAAATAAAACATGAAGGCTTTCGATTATTGTCTCCCGAAGATCAATCAATTGTATCAAAACTTGCATCCATCCTACGTATTGCAGATGGACTCGATCGAACACATAGCGGAAAAATCACCGATGTAAAAGTACGCGCATCCGGAAAACGGCTTCGTTTTCAGATCGCATCAAAACGAAAGAATGAATTGGAAATTGAGTTCTGGGGCGCTGATCGAAAAAAAGAATTGTTCGAAGAACTCTTCCGAGTTACAGTAACATTCGAGCAGCCGCGAAGAAAATAA